AACCACGCCTGAAAATCAGCAAGATCTTGTTTGCCTTTTCAGAAACATAAGGAAATGTTATAATTATCTTGTACAGAAGATTGTTTTCTTTTGTACAGAACAAAACAATCTTTTGTACAAAAGAATGCATTGTTCTGTACAAGGAAATAAAAAGATATCCTTACTCCTTAATATTTTGATACGACAGGATTTCAAATTCTCTCTTAATTTTCTCTCATTTTAGGGATTACTTTATCTGAAAATACTATAAATAACTCGCATTATTTAATTACATTTGCACTGCAAAATAAAAGATAGAATCAGAATGACTACGACTTTAGTGGTGCTTGCCGCAAAAATGGGTAATAAATATGGAGGCCTGAAACAATTAGAAGAAATTGGGCCAAACGGAGAGACCATTCTCGACTATTCAATGTACGATGCTTTAAAAGCAGGATTCAATAAAGTAGTTTTTGTTATCAGTAAGTATTTTGAAGAAGAATTTAAAAGAAAAGTCTCTTCAAAGTACGAAGGATTAATCGAGATTGAGTATGCTTTTCAGGAAATAGAATCAGTTTCAGAAGAACTCCGAAACAGCAAAAGAAACCTGTTATGGGGATCGGCACATGCCGTGCTTATGACCAAGGATGCTGTTAATGAACCTTTTGGTGTAATAAATGCTACTAACTTTTATCAGCGTGAAAGCTTTGAATTACTCTACAACCAGTTACAGACTATTCGTAATACCCGTGACAACTATTTTATGATTAGTTTTCGCCTGGCTAATGCCTTGGCCGAAACCGGAGGAGTAACTCGTGGTATATGCGAAATAAATGAAAACGGTGAGTTGATTTCTATCGTAGACCGCTTGGGAGTGGAGCGAGTAGGAGGAGACCCAATGTATTTGAATGAGTATAATAAATGGGTGGCGCTGGATGTAAATTCTCCTATATCCATGAATATGTGGGGATTTACTCCCGATGTTTTTGACTCATTAAGCCAGTCATTTGATTCTTTTATTGATAAATACGGCAAAGATATGAAGGCGGACTTCTCAATCCCCGAATTTATGAATGCAATGATCCAGAAAGGATTAACAGTAAAGACTATAAATACACCTGCAAAATGGATGGGACTGGTTTCTCCTGATGATAGAATTCAGGTGATTCTACGTATCAATGATCTTATCCGTAAAGGTATATATCCATCTAAAATATTTGAAATCACTAATCAATCTACTAAATAAATAGGAAAACAATGAAAGAGAAAATTTTAGTAACCGGTGGTACCGGTTATATAGGCTCTCATACAGTCGTAGAACTTCAGAATAGCGGTTATGAAGTAGTCATAATTGATAACTTGTCAAACTCTAGTGCTGATGTTGTAGATAACATTGAAAAGGTATCAGGTATCCGT
This genomic interval from uncultured Bacteroides sp. contains the following:
- a CDS encoding sugar phosphate nucleotidyltransferase — protein: MTTTLVVLAAKMGNKYGGLKQLEEIGPNGETILDYSMYDALKAGFNKVVFVISKYFEEEFKRKVSSKYEGLIEIEYAFQEIESVSEELRNSKRNLLWGSAHAVLMTKDAVNEPFGVINATNFYQRESFELLYNQLQTIRNTRDNYFMISFRLANALAETGGVTRGICEINENGELISIVDRLGVERVGGDPMYLNEYNKWVALDVNSPISMNMWGFTPDVFDSLSQSFDSFIDKYGKDMKADFSIPEFMNAMIQKGLTVKTINTPAKWMGLVSPDDRIQVILRINDLIRKGIYPSKIFEITNQSTK